From Echinicola soli, a single genomic window includes:
- a CDS encoding YidH family protein, giving the protein MEKESENELIVRDYLARQRTKLANNRTLLSYIRTSLYFLVSGTALVKVEDLQNIKGLGYISFGISVVFLIVGFINFFTIRRKIKRGHYAKM; this is encoded by the coding sequence ATGGAAAAAGAATCTGAAAATGAATTAATAGTAAGAGATTATCTGGCGCGCCAGCGAACTAAATTGGCAAATAACCGAACACTTCTTTCCTATATTCGAACCAGCTTGTATTTTTTGGTCAGTGGCACAGCCTTGGTCAAGGTCGAGGACCTACAAAATATAAAAGGCCTTGGTTATATTTCATTTGGAATTAGTGTCGTATTTTTAATTGTTGGGTTCATTAATTTTTTCACAATCAGAAGAAAAATTAAAAGGGGCCATTATGCTAAAATGTAA